From the genome of Rhizobacter sp. AJA081-3:
GTGGTCGTGGACGACAAGACGCTCAAGCTCAAGGCCGTGATCAAGGACCCGCGCCTGATCACGCCGACCGGGCACTTCAACGTGCACAACACCCAGCACGACATCTACTGAGCGGAGGCCGGACATGAAGACACTCACTTTCGTGACCGGCCTGACCCTCGCACTGGCTTCGGCCGGTGCCTGGGCGGGCGTCGAAGACGCGATGGCCAAGGCCGGCTGCATGGCCTGCCACGCCAAGGACAAGAAGATGATCGGCCCGGCATTCAAGGAGATCGCCGCCAAGTACAAGGGGCAGGACGTTGTTGCTACGCTGATGCAGAAGGTGCGCACCGGCGGCAAGGGCAACTTCGGCCCGATCCCGATGGCGCCGAATCCTCCCGACAAGATCAACGACGCCGACCTGAAGGCGGCCGTCGAGTTCATCCTCAGTTCCTGAGTCGACCATGCGCGCCTGGCCGCTCCTCCTTGCCCTGCTCGCCGGCGGCTCCGCCGTCGCGCAGGTCCCGGACGGGGCGCGCGAGGCGCAGTTGGTGCGCATGGTGCGGCAGGACTGCGGCTCCTGCCACGGCATGACGCTGGCCGGCGGTCTGGGCCCCGCGCTGACGCGCGAGGCGCTGGCCGACAAGCCGCTCGAATCGCTGGCCGCGACCATCTACCACGGCCGGCCCGGCACGCCAATGCCGCCCTGGCGCTCGATGCTCAGCGCCGACGAAGCCCACTGGATCGCCGAGCGCCTGCTCGCCGGCTTCCCGAAGGAACCCCGATGAGAGCGCTGCTGTTCGCGCTGGTCAGCCTGCTCGCCGCGTGTGCGGGCACCCCCACCACCGCCACCAAGGG
Proteins encoded in this window:
- a CDS encoding c-type cytochrome, with translation MKTLTFVTGLTLALASAGAWAGVEDAMAKAGCMACHAKDKKMIGPAFKEIAAKYKGQDVVATLMQKVRTGGKGNFGPIPMAPNPPDKINDADLKAAVEFILSS
- a CDS encoding cytochrome c encodes the protein MRAWPLLLALLAGGSAVAQVPDGAREAQLVRMVRQDCGSCHGMTLAGGLGPALTREALADKPLESLAATIYHGRPGTPMPPWRSMLSADEAHWIAERLLAGFPKEPR